Proteins from one Salvelinus sp. IW2-2015 linkage group LG32, ASM291031v2, whole genome shotgun sequence genomic window:
- the LOC111957130 gene encoding epidermal retinol dehydrogenase 2, whose product MNFLLETLQLIVMSIYYNVEAFVRLFIPFKKKNVTGEIVLITGAGSGIGRLMAERFARLGVSLVLWDVNQEGMKETARLVKEKGATRVHHYQCDCSDKAEVYRVADQVKREVGDVSILINNAGIVTGRNFMDAPDSLIEKTIEVNTMAHFWTYKAFLPAMTANNHGHLVSVASTAGMIGVNGLADYCASKFAAIGFAESVALELLATGKDGVKTTIVCPHFMNTGMFDGCNSKWPVLVPVLEPDYVAKKIIEAILTDQVYLLLPKSMYILMGMKKILPFKTGNLLGMYLGAFNFMDAFKGRVKKE is encoded by the exons ATGAATTTCCTCCTAGAAACCCTTCAGTTGATTGTAATGTCCATTTATTACAACGTAGAGGCATTTGTCAGACTGTTCATCCCATTTAAGAAGAAAAATGTCACCGGGGAAATCGTCCTGATCACGGGGGCGGGCAGCGGCATTGGCCGGCTCATGGCAGAAAGGTTTGCCCGCCTTGGCGTCTCTCTGGTTCTGTGGGATGTCAACCAGGAGGGCATGAAGGAGACTGCAAGACTAGTGAAGGAGAAAGGGGCAACTAGGGTCCACCACTACCAGTGTGACTGCAGTGACAAGGCGGAGGTCTACAGAGTGGCTGACCAG GTCAAGAGAGAAGTGGGGGATGTGAGCATTCTCATAAACAACGCTGGCATAGTCACAGGCAGGAATTTCATGGATGCGCCAGACTCCCTCATTGAGAAAACCATTGAAGTTAACACCATGGCACACTTTTGG ACTTATAAAGCCTTCCTCCCAGCGATGACTGCCAACAACCATGGTCACCTGGTCAGTGTTGCTAGCACAGCGGGTATGATTGGTGTCAATGGACTAGCAG ATTACTGTGCCAGCAAGTTTGCTGCCATTGGCTTTGCTGAGTCTGTGGCTCTGGAGCTGCTGGCTACGGGGAAGGATGGCGTCAAGACTACCATTGTGTGTCCACACTTCATGAACACTGGCATGTTCGATGGCTGCAATTCTAA GTGGCCTGTCTTGGTGCCTGTCCTGGAACCAGACTACGTAGCAAAGAAGATCATTGAGGCCATTTTAACTGACCAGGTCTACCTTCTGCTCCCAAAGAGCATGTATATTCTCATGGGCATGAAGAA GATTTTACCCTTTAAGACTGGCAATCTGCTGGGGATGTACCTGGGAGCATTCAACTTTATGGATGCCTTCAAAGGACGCGTCAAGAAAGAGTAG